A section of the Canis lupus baileyi chromosome 5, mCanLup2.hap1, whole genome shotgun sequence genome encodes:
- the SMIM15 gene encoding small integral membrane protein 15 has translation MVELKTTDKQESSDTVIGSPVIPGHSWKELLKHKTATKMFDIKAWAEYVVEWAAKDPYGFLTTVILALTPLFLASAVLSWKLAKMIEAREKEQKKKQKRQENIAKAKRLKKD, from the exons ATGGTAGAACTAAAGACGACAGACAAGCAAGAGTCATCTGACACTGTAATTGGCTCACCAGTAATTCCAGGACATAGTTGGAAAGAACTACTCAAGCATAAG ACGGCCACAAAGATGTTTGATATAAAGGCTTGGGCTGAGTATGTTGTGGAATGGGCTGCAAAGGACCCGTATGGCTTCCTTACAACGGTTATCTTGGCCCTTACTCCATTGTTTCTAGCAAGTGCAGTACTGTCCTGGAAATTGGCCAAGATGATTGAGGCcagggaaaaggagcaaaagaagaaacaaaaacgtCAAGAAAATATTGCAAAAGCTAAACGACTAAAAAAGGATTGA